Sequence from the Candidatus Zixiibacteriota bacterium genome:
CCCCGCTGGGCGCGCTCAAGAGTAACTACGACTTATTTGTCAGGTCCATGGAAAAACTGCATTCAATCGCCCAACCGGCGCCGGATGCATCCGACGAAGACAAAAAACAGGCTGCCAAGTTGTTTGAGAGTATCCGAAAACTCAACAGTATTAACGAAACTGCGACCGAGCGGATCGTAAACATTGTCAACTCGCTCAGGACATTTGCCCGCCTCGATCAGGCGGAGATGGACAGTTTCGACCTCCATGAAGGCATAGAGAACACGCTCGTACTCGTGGCGCACGAATTGAAAAACCGCATTGAAGTGGTCAAAGACTATGGATCTCTTCCGATGATCGAGTGTTTTCCCAATCAACTGAATCAGGTCTTCATGAACATACTGGTCAACGCGGCCCAGGCCATCGAAGGTGATGGCACGATCGGTGTAACCACCCGCGCTGAAGACGGCTGGGTGTCGGTAGTGATCTCCGATTCCGGCAAGGGCATTCCCCGAGAGGACCAATGGCGGATTTTTGATCCCGGTTTTACCACCAAAAGCGCCGGCGTCGGCACCGGGTTGGGACTCTCAATCGTGCACCAGATTGTCGGTGAGCACGGCGGAACCATCGAGGTTGAAAGCCGGCCGGGCGAGGGCGCAGTTTTCACAATCAAGCTACCCATTAAGTGAGGCGTGGATGAACGCTATAGCGGGACCAACCGAAGCCACAACCACTGTGATGATTGTCGACGATGAAGAGATCGTCACGCAGAGTCTGGGGTCGTTCCTGGAGTTTGAGACCGACTACGAAATCGCCACCTTCCAGACCCCAAGAGAAGCCCTCCAGATGCTGAAGAAACGCCCTGTCGATCTGGTGATTTCGGATTTTCTGATGCCGGAGATGAACGGCCTGCAGTTTCTGGCCGAGGTGCGTCGCATGTATCCACAGGTTCCGCGGGTTATTCTTACCGGTTATGCTGACAAGGAGAACGCCATCCGAGCCATCAACGAGATCGGACTCTACCAGTATCTCGAAAAACCCTGGGACAACGATCAGCTCAAACTCGTGGTCCGAAACGCCGTGACCAGCAAAAGCCGCCAAGAGCAGCTTGCCGCCAAGATCAAAGAGCTGGACGGAGTCCTCAGACAGCGCGACAGACTGTTCGAACGCGACGACTTGATGCGACGGGAGTTAGAAATGGCGCGCTGCGTTCAGGAAAAACTGTTGCCGAACGCGCTGCCCGGGTTGGATGGGTTCTGCTTTGAGGCGCTGTATCGTCCGGCCATGGAACTGGGCGGAGATTTCTACGATATGATTGAACTGTCCAATGGTCGCTGGGCGTTGCTCGTTGCCGACATCACCGGTCACGGCATCCAGGCAGCGCTGTGCATGGCGTTGTTAAAATTCGCTTTTGGATCGTTCGCCGGTTCCGACTGCACGACGACACAGATAATCTCCGGCATGAATCCGATTCTGCATCGTGGCTTGCCGGAAGCGATGTTCGTGGCTGCCTTGATAACCATCATCGACCCGGTCGGCCGTAAGTGCACGGTTACCAATGCCGGATTACCCTTTCCCATGTTTGTCAACCGCCGCCTCGGCCAGGCCGAGTGCGTACCGAACGCCGGATTGCTGCTGGGCGTGATCGACCAAGAAGAGTATCAGCCCGGTGAAGAAACCGTCCTACAACTTGACAACGGCGACCGTTTGATAATATTCACTGATGGCCTGACCGAAATAAAAAACGATTCGGGTGAAATGGTTAACAACGATGCCGTGTGTGATCGTCTGGTGCAAAGCTGCGACTCGTCACTGGCGGAGGCCCTCAAGCTCTTGGCCGACGATGCTGCGAAGTACACCGATGTCGACAGTCGGGACGACGTCACCCTGTTTGGAATTGAAGCAAAGTAAAGTACGGAGAATACTATGGAAGATAATTCTGCTATCAGCACAGTTGTAATTGTCGACGACGAGGAAATGGTCCTGACCAGCCTGGCCTCGTTTTTGAATCTGGAAACCAAGTATACGGTCAAAACTTTTGTCTCCGCCGGAAAGGCCCTGGAGTTCATTAAGACCAATGACATCGACCTGGTGATTTCGGATTACCTGATGCCGGAGATGGACGGGATTAGTTTTCTGGCTCGTGTTCGTGAGCACAAACCGCAGGTGCCGCGCATCATTCTGACCGGCTATGCCGACAAAGAAAACGCCATCAAGGCGATCAACGACGTCGGTTTGTTTCAGTATATCGAGAAACCATGGGACAACGAGGACCTTCTGATAATTCTGCGCAACGGTTTGGAACGTCAGATGCTGATGAAACAGCTTGACGACAAGATCAGTCAGATCAATAGTGCCTATGAAGAGTTGCAGGGATTACAGAAGGAAATTGTCAAGACCTTTGTCTGAGCCGAAGCGATCGGATCAGAACGTCCAGCGATAACTCACGACCATCGGCGCCCCGCCGCTTACGTTGTCGGTGACATCGGGGTCATCGGCAAATTGGTAGAACAACTCGGCCATCAGCACGCCCACCGCTGCACCCACCATAACATCACTGACAAAGTGCTTGTAGGCATGAATACGGCTCCAGCCAACAAACGACGCCCACGAGAACAACACTGTCGGGGGCAGCCAGCGATAGTCTCGATACTCCCCGGCATGAAGTTCTCTTCGCATGATTGCCCGTAGACGCAGATTGAGATAGGCACAGGCAAAAAACGCGCTGGAGGTATGCCCCGATGGGAACGACTGACGGTCATAGTAATTGTCAATCTTCTTTCGCTGACCTGCTAATTCCGGCTCCAAACATAACAACGGTCGCGGTCGGGCCACGATGGTTTTCAAAAGGCTGGTAGCACCCTGGGTGGCCAATACTCCCGATGTGAACAGAAACAAATCCTGGCCGAGCTCCTTTCCTTTCTCATACCGTGGCCAAGCCAGATCGGCTGAGACCAATAGGAGCGCTGCCGTGATTGCGGTATAACTGGAACCCCTCTTATTGTCCAGGAAGTTCGTCTGCCCCAGGCTGCATCGACCGCCCAACCAACGTTGCAACGACGCTTCCAGAGGAAGCGGTCCGCCTATCAACGGATTCCGCGTTGAGTCTGCATTGCCCACCAGGTGAGCCAGTCCAAAAACAGCTGCCGCCCCTCCACCGATAGTCGCTACCTCCCCGGTCGACAGGTACTCTTGCCCTTGCAGCGTCGGCGTGGCCAGGAGGACCAACGCAATAAACAACGCCATGAATCCGGTCGGCAGGCGAACAATAACTCGACTTGTCTCTTTAGTCGGTGTAACCATATTGGCTCCTACAATAGTCAATTCACCGTTTTGGTTCCACTAAATTAAATCCGCCCGGCCATACCCAGACAGAGCCATGCTACCGAAAAAAAGCCGTCCCTGTCGACAGAGACGGCTTTGGATGTATCGGTAGATACCTGCTTACGGTATGCAGTAACTGTCGGTCGTTTCGTGGTTGGAACCGGAATTGTAAGTTGTTCCGGATTTGGTAACACCTGTCACAGTGGCATCAAAACACAACCCGGAGGAAATACCGCGCAGGGTGAACTTGATCACGCCGGAGCTGCTGGTAGTGCCGCCGAAGTTGTAATCACTGCCGCCAATGTGGTGCAGCGTCATGGTGACGTTGGCACCAGACACCGGGGTGGAATGATCCTCGGAGTGAATGGTCACGAAAACGTTCAGGTTCTTCTTGTTGTTGGCCCACGTGATCGACTCCACGTGCATTGTGTCGGCGCCGCCCGGAGGATCGCCGCCACCGAGGTCGTCACCGTTAGTGGTGTTGATAGTAGCCTTCTCAGCATCAAGCAGTCCCGAACCCTGATCGTCTGACGGCAAGCCGATGTCTTCGGCCGATGACTTCAAAAGGTTGCGAATCTGCTGGTTGGAGTATCCCGGATGAGCCGACCAGGCCAGCGCCGCACCACCGCAAACCATCGGGGTCGACATTGAAGTACCGCCCATGTAAGCATAGCCGCCACCCTTGTAGGTGGAGAGAATGTTGTCACCCGGGGCGATAACTTCCACCTCGGGTCCATGGCTGGAGAAACCGGCCAGGCCGTCCGAAGCGTTTGACGCGGAGATCGCCATCACACTGCTCAGTGCAGCCGGATACTCAACGTCGGCGCCGTAGCCGTTACCGGCAGCCGCCACGATAAGCAGTCCGGCGTTCCAGGCTGCCTGACAGGCATCATCTTCAGACTGAGCATAGCCGCCGCCATAGCTCATGTTCATGATGTCCATGCCGTTGTTGACACACCAGTCGATGCCGTCAAGAATGTCCGACAGGTAGAAGCTGCCCGAACGAGAAATCTTCACAGCCCACAGATCGCATCCCGGCGCAACACCGACAACACCTTCGCTGTTGTCAGCCGCCCCGATGATTCCTGCAACGTGAGTACCGTGACCAGACTTGTCATCCCAGTTGCGCCCGACGAAAGTTACGCCACCGGCCCAGGGTAGGTCGGGATGATCCATGTCACCACCGGAATCGAGGATAGCAACTTTGATCCCGGCGCCGGTGTAACTGGAATTGGCCCAGACATACTCGGCATCAACGCGGTCAACACCCCAATCCAGAGTCTGGGCCGACGGGTAGCGAAGAATGTCTTCTTCCACATAGCGGACGTTCGGATCGTTTTTCAACGCTTCGATGCCTTCAGCCGTAAGGCTGGCATAGATGACCGCGAAGTTCTGGTACTCGCGTTTGACGACACCATTGGATGCCGACAGCGCGGTGCGCACAGCGTTCTTGCCGGTGTAACCGATAAGGACATCGATCGGTCCATTGTCGGTCGCTACCGTTTCGCTTGATGACGAAGTCGGTGCCTGCTCCTTCGAACAGCCCGACACCAGGAGCACTACCATTGCGAGGGCAAGGATGAGGATTAGTGCATGTTTCATACTGCGTCCTTCAACTTTTGGGGTTTGGGTTTATGACAGAAAAGAACACAGCAGTCCATTTAGGATTGAGTACCCTCGGTCGCCTGACTATGATTCGATCCTCTGTCAATTTCTTATGCCTGCGTTTGGCGCTGGCGTTGGCTGCCGGCTCAGCAACTATAATGCAGAAAAGTGAGAATCACCGCAAGTCAAAAATGAAGATACTGTCGGTCCGAATTCGCCGAAGACAGTCAGAGCTTACTGATGAGGATACCTTCGTACTCAATCCCCAATCGGTCCAGGGCAATGAAAAAATGCCCGAGCGTCAGCAGGTAATGATCGGAACGAGTGGCAATATCGTCACGAATGGTCTCTGCGATATTGCTGTAAAAGTAGTGCCCCGACTGCGCGTTGACTTTGACCAGTTTCTGCTCGGCTCGTTCATCGATGAAGAAAGCGCCGGCAGTCAGGAGAGGTTCGCCCGGGAACAAAAAGGCGTGATTGGCGCGCGGCACTTTACGGCCGGTCTCTTTCTCGATACGATCAACCTCCTCGCGCAATAGCTCACGACCAAACCGGATTGTGCCGTTGAGGCCGACGGCGAAAAAGTACTCGCCCGATTGCAATCCATCGAATCCAGCCCTGGTCAGCGTCTGCAATACTCCTGGGTCCCCCCCGCGTCTGAAGAACTTGCTGTACTCCTCTTGCAACTTGGCTGCTTCTTTGTTGGGAAATGCCTCACGCGGCGCATTCTCTTTCATCCACTCCAGCGTCCTGACCGTAGGTACAAACGCCGTGATGCCACTGGCAAACTCGGTCGTAAGTTCGGCGTGTGCGTGCAGGAAATCTTTGTAGTTTTGGTATCCCTGGATGACATAGTCGGGCGGCTCGGCGTACAGATCGAAGAGCGCGGGTAGATCAAATTCGGTCGCCACCGGCGGCCTGTGTACCGAGTCGGCGTCCAGGCTCATCAGATATTGATAGACTGCGGCCTCGTATTTCGTGCGATAGGACTTGTTTTCCAAGAACCAGCCATCACTCGCCACCCGGTGCAGCCAGATCAAGTACCGGTTTTGTTGCACAGTGCAGAGTTGGATATCTGCATTCCATGGTGCGGTTTGGCCGTCCGACTTTTCCCCATTGAGTACGTTGCTATAAAAACGAAAAGAACTTGGCATGTATAACGGAACCACGAACGCCGTCCCCACGCTAACAGGTGAGTTGTTATGATACTGGTGGTTTGAAAGCGCCTCTGCTGCCCGCATGACTGCCGCCCGATCGACACAGATCAGCCGGGTTGTTCGGAACCAGGCGTAAAAAGTGGTATCACTATCGAACCATGGATCAAGCGGCCCGCAGGCGTAGCAGCCTTCAGCGCGCAGCAAGCTACCCAACTCTTGCTGCAACATCGTATCCTGGGCCGCCATCAGCGATCCAAATGCGTCTCCAATGATCGGCTCAGCCAGGCCACCGGAAACGGCAAAGACAGTTACCAAGACGAGAACAAATATGGGAATAATGCGAAGATGCATACCGGTCACCTATTAATCCATGTGCTCTATGCTCACCAGGCGAAACCGTTCGGACAGATCATCGAACCAGAGCAGCAGTCGGGTCGGTTTGGAAAGGCCGGTCTGCTGACGCTTGGTTTGAAGAATGATCTCATACAGATGGTCCTCCTGCTCATCGCTGCCCTCCTCGTGCGGAAACTGTGCCATCATAGTGCGCTGATCCTTCAATGACAAGGCGAATGATGTAACACGGAACTCGCGGGGACCGATGACATTTTCTCCACGGTATCGAACGGTCATGAAGTAGGTGGCGTTGTCCGGATAGAGTCCGTACTTGACGGCCAGATCCTCGAACCTGAATTGCAGATCACGACGGAAATACCCGACCTCGAAATAGTCGAGCGGGTTGATTTTGTTAAACCAGTGCCGTCCGATCTTGTCGCGCCGTTCGAGAAGCGTTCTTAGCAGATAGGCTTCCGCCTCCGGGTCGGAGTATTGTCCGGTGGAGACGAGCGCTTTGAGGTCCTCATCGGTGAAAGCCATCACAATCTTGGCGCCCCAGTAGGCGTCACGATCGGTCATGTTCTCAAAGGCCGGGTTGGGATAGATGGGATCGAACTTGTCAGGTTCGAACAACTTCGACTCAAAGTAACCAATCGACGGATACTGGTACGGTTTGGCGTACTCCCAGGGCCAGGTCTTAAGACCGAGTGTGACCAGCGAGACGAAATTGTCCCTAAGATCGAAAAAGTTCGCATACCCTTTTATCGGCGGCTTGGCGCCATGACCGTCGGCGCCCAGCGTGGAACCGAAATCCAAAAGGTAATGTCTGAGGAATCCCCGCCCGTTTTCTTCTTCAAACACATCAAGGCTGTTGTGGTCTTTGAGATCATAATGGTTGACCAGCGATCCGATCACATACAGCCCGCGCAATTCCCGTCGATCCTCGTGTCGGCACCAGTCGTTGGGATCATCTTTGCGCCGACCCGAGTAGCTGAAAGGTCCCTTGACATTACCGAGCGACAACGAAGCCAACGACCGGATGCGTCCGTCCGGTTCATGATGAACCTCGGCCAGTATCTCATCGAGGTCCTCTTGCAGGAAGGGGCGCTTTTTGCCCGCCGCGTTTTTGATGGTAGCACCTTCTTTGATGCGCAACATTTCCGGCCGCCAATAAACAATCGTCTCCTGGGCCACATTGTAACCGCAGGCATGAAAATAACGCGACACTACAGCAGCGGCGCCGGTCCCCAATTGGGGGAACCCATGCGGGTCAAACTTAATAATGTACTGGTCGCCGCGTGCATCCTCGATCCAGAATCCGGGCGTTTGACCACCCACTTTGGGCCGGAACACCGTCCACACGCCGGTCGTGTCGGGCCCCGCCGTTCGCGCCGGTCCGGTGCGGATTTGCTCGGTAGACATTCGTTCAAAACCATGACGATTGGTAAACCAGCTACTGTTCGGCACTTCATCGAAGCTGTTAATATTGACCGCCCGTTTTCTGTGTCCGGTCAAAATTCGGGCAGAACGCTCGAGGTCGAGAAGCTCAAGACCCGGATCGAAAACTGTGCGGTCAATGGTCGTCCAGGACAAGTCCGGTTCACGGAACTCTGGTTCGTCGATATTCCGTCGGTCGTCATCGACCCAGAACGGTCCCTCGGGGTCAATCCTGGGATGCGACCCGCACGATGCCAACAGGATGATCGCACTTAGGGCCGGAACAATACCGCCCAAAATCGTGCTCTTGTTCACAATCCTGTGATCCTGCCTATTCATCCGACGCCTCCTCACAACCTCTCCGAAAGTTGCAGATAGAAACGCATGCCTTCATCGCTGAAGGCGACCTGTGTGCTCAGTATCAGACCATTGTCGTTCCAGACGCGCAGCCCGCCCCCGGCCGAGTAGCGCCAGCCGGACATGTCGAAGTCATCGGTGATTGACTCAGCCACACGGGCTTCGTCGAGAAACATAAATGCATCCAGCGTCAACCAGACAGGCCATCGGTATTCCACCGAGACCAAAGCCAGGTCGTTGTCCACGAATCTCCTCCGCCGGTAGCCGCGCAGATCATCCTCCCCGCCGAGATACCTGCGCAGATAGAAAGGAACATTCGGCGAATCACCCACCGGATCGATTGATTCCACCAGCAGGCGCAGGGCGAGTATCCGTTTTTTGAAGATGTTCAGGTAGTGCCTGAGATTCAGGCGCGTGACCGTATATCCGAGATCGTCGGAACGGCCGACGCCATGATGGTAGGTCACACCGATTTCTTCGTAACCGCCGCGCGATGGCTGCCCTTCGCTGTCGCGCCAATCGTGCGAGAGCGAGGCGCCGAACGCCATTAGGCGTACCGCAGCCAGGTCCTCAGCCGCCAGACCCAGATTACTTCCAATGCTGTCTATGTCTCCTTCGAGATTGGGATCTTCGCCGTCGTATATGTTCTGGGCATGGAAGGCGCCGTCGATGTTCAGCCGAATCTGTGGTTGCAGAAGATGGTGCCAACCTATACCCACATAGCTTTTCTCAAGACCAAAGGTGACTTCATCGGTTTCACGCGCGTCGTTACCGAGTCCGTAGAAACTCTCCCAGGGACGGTTTCTGTATCCGGCCGCAAAGTAGGGCCTTTTGAAGGCGCCGAATTTGTTGGGAGCACTGTATATGAGAGTGTAGCGCTGATAGTCGTTGGTCGAATAGGTAGCTTTGATTTTGAGCCGCTCACCTTTGGTGAAGACCTCCTTGGAGGTGAAGGCAAAACCTCCCTTGAACCCGGAGTTGGAACCATAGCCTACCACCGGGTAGAAACCCCAGACGCGATCGACTTTGGCAAACAGGGAACGGAATCGAGCCACCGGCTTGGTCAGGATAACATCGTTGACAACGAGTCCGACTACACCTTCGACCGTGTGAAGCGGCAGCTTGATTATCGTCTGCGGAAGCCGCAGAACCTTCTGCCCCAATGACCGCTTGTGCTTTAGCTGCCTGCGGACACGCGTCGTATCTATCTCGTAGGCATCAACGGTTACCGCCTGCATCAGAGGGGCAATTATCAATAAGGAGACCAGGATATAACGCCGAAGCATCATAGCACATACTTTCGTCCAAAAGTGTTTCAGCAAATCGTAAATCGTATTGGCAAAGGTTACTTAAAACTGGTAACAAGTCCAACCAGAAACTGTTCCATGTCGATCTGTCTTACAATTCGGCTGAGCCGATCACTGGGCCGGCTTCACTCCTGCAAGTATACTTCGCCCGCTCGGGCCAGGGCCATTCTGGTCAGGAACGGTCCCACCCCTTCGTAAATGATCACCGACGATAGAACTACCGCACCCATGATTTGTCCCAACTCAGGGTTCGATTCCATCACTGTCAGCACCATGCCGATGGCCACACCGGCCTGTGGGATCAACGTAAGACCAAGGTTTCCGCTCACTATCGGATCGACATCGGTCGCCTTGGCGGCAACCCAGGTTCCAAGGAACTTGCCGACAGGTCGCATGACCAGGTAAACGATACCAAGAAGACCAAGGGTGGCCAACGATTCAAGGTGCAAACTGGCCCCGGAGAGGACGAAAAAAGCAATGTAAAAAGGCATCTCCGTCTGGCGCAACTCGGCATACACCAGTCTGTGCATCATCGACAAGTTGTTGGTCACGGCGCCCACGATAAGGCACACCATCAAGTATGAAATGCCGATGGTTTTAGCCGCACCGATGCCGAGAAGGAGTCCGCCGACGATCACCAACAGCAGCTCCGACAGGTCGTCGATCTTCTGTTCCCAATAGGTGATCAGGGCTGCGATTACCGCGCCGATAAACACCGACCCGATCAACTCTTTGCCAATGGCCAAGAGCACACCGGCTATCGGCTCACCATCCAACAGCGCGCTTGAGGCATAGAAAACACGGAATATAATCAGGCAGATAATATTGTTGATCGCCACGACCGCCAGAAGCGTATCGGTCAGCGGTCCTCGCGCTCGGTACTCGCGGATAACCAAAAGAGTCACGCCCGGTGCCGTGGCCATACTGACCGCCCCAAGAAGGATCGACAATCTCAAGTCCGAGGTAATGGCCAGCGTTGCGACAAACACCAGTATGAAAGCGCCGAAGCTCTCGGCCAACGCAATATTAATCACGCCGCGACCAAGGGATTTCAAGTGACGTAGTTCAACTTCGCCACCGATGGCAAACAGGATTAGTCCCAGAGCGACATCATTAATGATATGAATATCAGCCAGTGTCTCATACGAGATCCAGCCCATCACCGAGGGTCCGAAGACCAGCCCGACCAGCATATAACCGGTGACCCGGGGGATTTTG
This genomic interval carries:
- a CDS encoding SpoIIE family protein phosphatase, producing the protein MNAIAGPTEATTTVMIVDDEEIVTQSLGSFLEFETDYEIATFQTPREALQMLKKRPVDLVISDFLMPEMNGLQFLAEVRRMYPQVPRVILTGYADKENAIRAINEIGLYQYLEKPWDNDQLKLVVRNAVTSKSRQEQLAAKIKELDGVLRQRDRLFERDDLMRRELEMARCVQEKLLPNALPGLDGFCFEALYRPAMELGGDFYDMIELSNGRWALLVADITGHGIQAALCMALLKFAFGSFAGSDCTTTQIISGMNPILHRGLPEAMFVAALITIIDPVGRKCTVTNAGLPFPMFVNRRLGQAECVPNAGLLLGVIDQEEYQPGEETVLQLDNGDRLIIFTDGLTEIKNDSGEMVNNDAVCDRLVQSCDSSLAEALKLLADDAAKYTDVDSRDDVTLFGIEAK
- a CDS encoding response regulator; the protein is MEDNSAISTVVIVDDEEMVLTSLASFLNLETKYTVKTFVSAGKALEFIKTNDIDLVISDYLMPEMDGISFLARVREHKPQVPRIILTGYADKENAIKAINDVGLFQYIEKPWDNEDLLIILRNGLERQMLMKQLDDKISQINSAYEELQGLQKEIVKTFV
- a CDS encoding phosphatase PAP2 family protein, which translates into the protein MVTPTKETSRVIVRLPTGFMALFIALVLLATPTLQGQEYLSTGEVATIGGGAAAVFGLAHLVGNADSTRNPLIGGPLPLEASLQRWLGGRCSLGQTNFLDNKRGSSYTAITAALLLVSADLAWPRYEKGKELGQDLFLFTSGVLATQGATSLLKTIVARPRPLLCLEPELAGQRKKIDNYYDRQSFPSGHTSSAFFACAYLNLRLRAIMRRELHAGEYRDYRWLPPTVLFSWASFVGWSRIHAYKHFVSDVMVGAAVGVLMAELFYQFADDPDVTDNVSGGAPMVVSYRWTF
- a CDS encoding S8 family serine peptidase, whose product is MKHALILILALAMVVLLVSGCSKEQAPTSSSSETVATDNGPIDVLIGYTGKNAVRTALSASNGVVKREYQNFAVIYASLTAEGIEALKNDPNVRYVEEDILRYPSAQTLDWGVDRVDAEYVWANSSYTGAGIKVAILDSGGDMDHPDLPWAGGVTFVGRNWDDKSGHGTHVAGIIGAADNSEGVVGVAPGCDLWAVKISRSGSFYLSDILDGIDWCVNNGMDIMNMSYGGGYAQSEDDACQAAWNAGLLIVAAAGNGYGADVEYPAALSSVMAISASNASDGLAGFSSHGPEVEVIAPGDNILSTYKGGGYAYMGGTSMSTPMVCGGAALAWSAHPGYSNQQIRNLLKSSAEDIGLPSDDQGSGLLDAEKATINTTNGDDLGGGDPPGGADTMHVESITWANNKKNLNVFVTIHSEDHSTPVSGANVTMTLHHIGGSDYNFGGTTSSSGVIKFTLRGISSGLCFDATVTGVTKSGTTYNSGSNHETTDSYCIP
- a CDS encoding BamA/TamA family outer membrane protein, yielding MMLRRYILVSLLIIAPLMQAVTVDAYEIDTTRVRRQLKHKRSLGQKVLRLPQTIIKLPLHTVEGVVGLVVNDVILTKPVARFRSLFAKVDRVWGFYPVVGYGSNSGFKGGFAFTSKEVFTKGERLKIKATYSTNDYQRYTLIYSAPNKFGAFKRPYFAAGYRNRPWESFYGLGNDARETDEVTFGLEKSYVGIGWHHLLQPQIRLNIDGAFHAQNIYDGEDPNLEGDIDSIGSNLGLAAEDLAAVRLMAFGASLSHDWRDSEGQPSRGGYEEIGVTYHHGVGRSDDLGYTVTRLNLRHYLNIFKKRILALRLLVESIDPVGDSPNVPFYLRRYLGGEDDLRGYRRRRFVDNDLALVSVEYRWPVWLTLDAFMFLDEARVAESITDDFDMSGWRYSAGGGLRVWNDNGLILSTQVAFSDEGMRFYLQLSERL
- a CDS encoding cation:proton antiporter codes for the protein MQVYELLSVGMVILLGLLGGKLSHRIKIPRVTGYMLVGLVFGPSVMGWISYETLADIHIINDVALGLILFAIGGEVELRHLKSLGRGVINIALAESFGAFILVFVATLAITSDLRLSILLGAVSMATAPGVTLLVIREYRARGPLTDTLLAVVAINNIICLIIFRVFYASSALLDGEPIAGVLLAIGKELIGSVFIGAVIAALITYWEQKIDDLSELLLVIVGGLLLGIGAAKTIGISYLMVCLIVGAVTNNLSMMHRLVYAELRQTEMPFYIAFFVLSGASLHLESLATLGLLGIVYLVMRPVGKFLGTWVAAKATDVDPIVSGNLGLTLIPQAGVAIGMVLTVMESNPELGQIMGAVVLSSVIIYEGVGPFLTRMALARAGEVYLQE